The Candidatus Dormiibacterota bacterium genome includes the window AATGTCGTGGAGCGCGAGGGGATCTCGGTGTGGCACCCGTCGCGGTTCATCCTGGTGGGGACGATGAACCCGGAGGAGGGCGAGCTGCGGCCGCAGCTGCTCGACCGCTTCGGGCTCTGCGTCGACGTCCGCGGCCTGCGCTCGGTCGACGAGCGGGTCGAGATCGTCGCCCGCCGCGAGCTCTTCGAGGAGGATCCCGACGCCTTCCTGGTCAGCTACGAGGAGTCGGAGCAGGCCGAGGCCGAGCGCATCGCCGGCGCCATCGCCAACCTTCCCGGGGTGCAGGTCGAGCGTCAGGTGCTGGTGGCGATCGCCGCCCTCGGCATCGAGCTCGACGTCGACGGTCACCGCGCCGACCTGGTCACGCGCAAGGCGGCCCAGGCGCTCACCGCCTACGAGGGCCGGCCCCGGGTCGGCCTCAAGGAGGTCGAGCGGGTGGCCCCGACCGTGCTCGCGCACCGGGTCAAGCCCTCCCCCCAGGGCGGCCAGCGCACCGTCAACATCGGCGAGATCCTCCGCAACGCCGTCGGCGCCGACTGAGGCGCCGCCCGCAACACCACGGTCCGGTGGACGGTCGTACACCAGTAGTGGTGTGGGATCCCCGGGGTGCCGGGAGAGGAGGGAGTCGATGCGCCGACTGCGCGTGGCCGCAGCGCTGGCCGTGCTGTTCGCGGGTGTGAGTCTCAGCGCGGCGCCGGTGGTCCCGACCGCCGCGGCCCCCGCGGTCGCCCCGGTGGTCCGGTCCGAGGTGGCCTTCACCGTGACCAACCCCGCCGATCCCGGGCACACGTCCACCGTCCGGGGCACCCTGGTTCGCCCCGCCGGCTGCACCAGCTCGGTGCTCCTCGCCGAGCACGGCCTCTCCTACGGCCGCTGGGCCTGGGACTTCCCGCTCGATCCCGCCACCTACTCGATGGCCCAGGGGCTGGCCCAGCGCGGCCACGCCATGCTCGCCATCGACGAGCTCGGCTACGGCGCCTCCGACCACCCCAACGGCTACACCCTCTCGGTGCAGGCCTACGCCGCGATCACCGACCAGATCGTCCAGCAGCTGCGCCGCGGCGGCTACGCGTCCCCCTCGGGGGTGGCGCCGGCGTTCACCCACGTCGGTCTCATCGGCCACTCCGCCGGCAGCGAGATCGTCGAGCTGGCGGCGGGGATGTTCGGCGACGCCGACGCGCTCATCGTCACCGGCTACGAGCACACCCCCACCGGCGTGTCCCAGGACTGGCTCGCCCGGGAGTGGATCCCCGGCGACAACACCCGGGCGGCGCAGGGCGACTACGAGTACTTCGAGACCGATCCGCAGACCCGCGCCGCCGACATGTACGCCGCCGCCGCCGCCGACCCGGCGGTGATCGCGCGCGACAACGCGATGGCCAACCTCACCCCCTCGGCGGAGATCTGGTCGATCGGCCCGCAGCCCTCGCGGGCGGTCATCGGCGCCATCACCGCACCCCTGCTGGTGATCCTCGCCCAGAACGACGTGCTCTTCCCCCCGGCGGGCGCGGACACGGAGATGTCGCTCTTCGCCGCCGCCCAGGACAAGACCCTGAGCATCGTGGGCGGCGCCGGCCACGTCCTGACCCTGCACCGCAGCGCCCCCCTGACCACCGCGGTGGTCGCGTCGTGGCTCGAGAACCACGAGGCGGTGATGCCCCGCTGCTGAGGCGGGGAGGCTGCTAGCCGATCGCCCGCAGCTCCTCGTCGGGCTCCTCCTCGAGGCGGCGGGGGCGCCGGTCGAGGACGGTCTGGCGGAGCAGCCGCTGGAGCACGCCGCCGCTGACCTCGACCGGCACCTCGGTGGGCTTGCGGTCGAGCACCCGGCGGGTGATGTGCACGCCGTGGCGGGGCAGGATCCGGCGGAGGTAGCCCCAGGTGTCGTAGAGGCCGGTGGAGACCGACTCGTAGCCGTGCTGGAGGACCATCAGCCGCGCCGAGAACGACATGATCTCGTGGAAGAACATCTTCTCGTCGTCGGGACGCGGCTCGATCAGCAGGATGTCGACGTCGGGATGTCGGTTGCGCACGTTGCGGATGTGGTCGCGCAGCCCGTCGTGGAGCATGCCGCGCAGCACCTGGTTGTAGACGCCGCGCAGGCCCAGGTCGCTGAGCCGGCTGCCCATCTGCCCGCCCATCTGCTCGCGCATCGCGTCGGAGACGTTCATCGCCCGCGCGTCGAGGGGCACGATCGGGTTGACCACCACGATCAGGCTCGCCCCCTGCTCGACGGCGACGTCGATCGAGGCATTCCCCTTGATGCCGCCGTCGACGTAGTCGACGCCGTCGATCCGGATCGGCTTGAAGAGCACCGGCAGGGCCGAGCTCGCCGCCGCGGCGCGGCTGATCGGGACGTGGGCGTTCCGGAAGCGCGAGAACACCACCCGCTCGTCGGAGTCGAGCGCGCAGGCGACGATGTGCAGCTCGGGGTCGAGCTCGCGGAAGTCGTCGGTCAGGCCGGGCAGGCTGAAGATGTTGTGCAGGTATCCGGAGAGCGCGCCGTGGTCGAAGATCCCGGTGGGCAGGAGCGGGCTCAGCATCCCGAGGAAGTCGAGGCCGCCCAGCTTGCCGGGGTGGCGGGCCAGCTCCCAGGCCATGTCCCGGAGCAGGCCGGGCAGGCGGAGCATCCGGGTGGCGAGCTCGGCGACGTTGGGCCGGTAGAGGTCGAGCTGGGTGGGCGGACGGAGGTCGCGGTTGATCCCCGCCATCCCCATCGCCATCGCCGAGGGGCTGACCCCGTTGGCGAGCAGGGCGCCGGCGATCGAGCCCGCGCTGGTGCCCACGAAGATGTCGAAGTCGTTGACGGTGAGGTCGACGAGGAGATCGTCGAGCGCCCGCAGCGCCCCGATCTCGTAGGCGAGGCCGGTGATCCCACCGCCGCAGAGCACCAGGGCGCGCTTGCCGCCGGTGGGGTCGGGTCGAGGTCCGCCATTGGGCTGCTGACCGGCGGCTGACCGCATGACCCGATGATACGGGTAGACGATTCGCGCAAGGTACCCTCCGCCCGGGGGATGGACGAGGTGAGGCGATGGAGGTGGTGCCCGGTTTCCACGTCGGGGAGCGGACCCGGGGCGGACGGGTCTACCTGCTCGCCGACGCCGCCGGCTGCGTGCTCGTCGACACCGGGGCCGCGGACGGCACCCTCGGCGCCGGGCAGCTGCTCGAGGCGGCGGGGCGGCGCGCCTCCGAGGTCCGGCTGATCCTGCTCACCCACGCCCACCCCGGTCACGCCGGCAACGCCGCCGAGCTCCGCCGGCTCACCGGGGCTCCGCTGGCGGCAAGCGACGCCGCCGCGCGGGCGCTCGCCCACCC containing:
- a CDS encoding magnesium chelatase, producing the protein NVVEREGISVWHPSRFILVGTMNPEEGELRPQLLDRFGLCVDVRGLRSVDERVEIVARRELFEEDPDAFLVSYEESEQAEAERIAGAIANLPGVQVERQVLVAIAALGIELDVDGHRADLVTRKAAQALTAYEGRPRVGLKEVERVAPTVLAHRVKPSPQGGQRTVNIGEILRNAVGAD
- a CDS encoding alpha/beta hydrolase → MRRLRVAAALAVLFAGVSLSAAPVVPTAAAPAVAPVVRSEVAFTVTNPADPGHTSTVRGTLVRPAGCTSSVLLAEHGLSYGRWAWDFPLDPATYSMAQGLAQRGHAMLAIDELGYGASDHPNGYTLSVQAYAAITDQIVQQLRRGGYASPSGVAPAFTHVGLIGHSAGSEIVELAAGMFGDADALIVTGYEHTPTGVSQDWLAREWIPGDNTRAAQGDYEYFETDPQTRAADMYAAAAADPAVIARDNAMANLTPSAEIWSIGPQPSRAVIGAITAPLLVILAQNDVLFPPAGADTEMSLFAAAQDKTLSIVGGAGHVLTLHRSAPLTTAVVASWLENHEAVMPRC
- a CDS encoding patatin-like phospholipase family protein; translation: MRSAAGQQPNGGPRPDPTGGKRALVLCGGGITGLAYEIGALRALDDLLVDLTVNDFDIFVGTSAGSIAGALLANGVSPSAMAMGMAGINRDLRPPTQLDLYRPNVAELATRMLRLPGLLRDMAWELARHPGKLGGLDFLGMLSPLLPTGIFDHGALSGYLHNIFSLPGLTDDFRELDPELHIVACALDSDERVVFSRFRNAHVPISRAAAASSALPVLFKPIRIDGVDYVDGGIKGNASIDVAVEQGASLIVVVNPIVPLDARAMNVSDAMREQMGGQMGSRLSDLGLRGVYNQVLRGMLHDGLRDHIRNVRNRHPDVDILLIEPRPDDEKMFFHEIMSFSARLMVLQHGYESVSTGLYDTWGYLRRILPRHGVHITRRVLDRKPTEVPVEVSGGVLQRLLRQTVLDRRPRRLEEEPDEELRAIG